Within the Gigantopelta aegis isolate Gae_Host chromosome 8, Gae_host_genome, whole genome shotgun sequence genome, the region agatttttaatattaaattaatatcttGCACTGTTGGCAAGTTTTTGATTGGGTAGTTTGACACTTGGTACTGGGATTCTCTGGGGCAGTCTCCATaaagtattattaaattaagtttTGATGTGTTTCTTGGTAGACTAGTGATTTTTATTTCCTCAGCCAGTTTAAGAAGCTAGtgtttaattttaatgcaacattgTAGGTTTCCATGCTTGTATATCATTATGTACCACAAGTTTTgaatgttatgttttattttttaggtgCTAGAAGTCAAAGATCACAAGTTGCATGGTAGAAATATAGATCCTAAAAGGGCAAATCCCAGAGTGGGcatcaaaaaaatatttgttggtAGATTAGATCCAGCTTGTTCAGAAGAGGACATCAGAAAATACTTCGAGTCATATGGAAAGGTAATTTTATGTATATGGTGATCAGTTGCAATTGAAAATTAATCCATCAGGTTCTTGTAAAGTGACTATTACCTTCACcatttagtgaaatgtttttaaattcggTTTCgttttttatgcataaaataaacACTGAAATGTTAATTGAGGAAACGTGCTGCATGCAGTTTAATGTTAACTTAACcttctgccagaaagaattttttgGGTATGATgttatggaactgaatgcaaccacagtcaacagtaTGGGAGAAGATAGATAGAAAATAGGATTGGTAatgaacttttaaaaaaacaatttgtcaaaaaaattgggtatggcaccgtacccattttaccctctggcagaaacccagacactatacagtgcattccccaattcatatttcctgccgtCAGAAAACcaattattgggaataatggacataaatactaaGGGTTTCTACCACATTGTAAAACAGATAAGGAGCAGTACCCacattgtaatttgtatttttggagGCCATTATGGCATCAGGTGGGAGAAATGTTAATTATTGTTGATCCAAAAATAGCATTTGTAGATCCAAAAATAGCATTTGTAGATCCAAAAATAGCATTTGTAGAGTTTGTGggaatattttaatttagtattgttatattttaattttagattgAGAAACTGGATTTGCCATATGACAAAGTGAAGGACCAGAGACGTGCATTCTGTTTTGTTGAATTCGAAAGTGAGGAGGCCGTCAAAAACATTCTGGCAAAAGAAACGCATAAAATTGGTGGTCAGGAGGTAGGCATTTTTCATGTTGATTTTATAAACAATGTACATAAAGTAATCTGTAAAGTTAATTTCAAGTTTTTATTTCCAGATTTTTTACATTACAGGTAAATGGCAAATTCAGAGCAGTTCATTTCATCTGTATTCATccatagttttaataaatattttgtaatgaatTTTTGTTGTAAgatatgtttatacatgtttaattgctgaataaacataaaacattaaattgtattaatatatttgcaCTTGTCATTTGAAAGAACTGGCAAACATTTGAACTAACATGATTAAACGATTATGGGTACCAAATAACAATGCTTGCGTGAAGATGTTTGACTTCATTCTGTTCCCCTTTCCTGCAGGCCATGGAAGTGGTGGGACAGTGGAGCCGAAATATTGCCAGACTGAGGTTCATTCCCAGAGGTACCTCCGCATGTGGCTAATGTTCTGATAAATGTAAACTAACGTTTAACCAGCCTATCCAGTTTACATTTATCCTCAAGTAAAATTATCTGTTTATAGGTTTCACGAGTAACATCCCATCATTGCAGTAAGTGTAATGCAAAtgtttctaatatatatttctattctatttttaatttctttcctACAGCATAACTGGGTTTTGGTACTTGGATAAATCTGCCTCGTGTTCAGCAAGAGATAAGCAATTTATATTGCTGTCATCGATCCATTCCAATGATGGGAAAATGATAAAATAACTAAATCGACCACTATTTCAAATGTGTAATAGTGGATTGTCATGTATTGAGTTTCTAGAGTGTTAAATGGTTTGTTTTCTGTAAAGGTTGACATAAAGAAAGCGACGCCGAGTGGACAGGGAGCGCGTGGGGGTGGACGAGGAGGCCGAGGCTGGGGTCCTGGCTATGGATATGGCGGTAGAGGTGGTGGCAGAGGTATGTACAACAGCAGGGCACTGTATTTCATGCAACCCGTCGTCCTGTTCCCCTGGCAGTTACGCAACATTACATTCACCCGGGCCCTGTTCcataaagtgatcttagcgctaagatcacgttaagtgcatatgttagctgtgcagttacggtgatctatAAACAAGATATTTGCAAAATTGGGCTTTTTGCCAGAAAAAACACATCCATATGTTGCGTGCCCTACTAGGTGGTAGGATAtatatggaaatgttttaaaatggacACACTAATTCATGTGTGACAGTTTTAAACGAAAGttctaaatattatttttttgttaaacgGGTATTTTCAAgattttggtgtatataattgtacTGGCAGAAATTTTGGCAAttcttataaatataaataagaaaaattcCGTAATCCTAAAAATGTAAAGTCGtggaattttaattaatatttgaacCCTTAATGTGAtctgctaaaaaaaataaaatgcagtggtTACAATAGCTGatcttattttaataaaaactttattattattgtgctCTCTAAACTTAGAAGAAAAATAGTTTTccatatgtatataatacagaaATAAGGATTGTTAGtagtttgaaataaataattgtgaaTTGGCAGTTATCTTTCTAAAATGAAGTGATTGAATTCTAATTTTTTTACTAGGTGGCTGGGGATCTGGTGGATGGGGTGGCCAGGGTGGCTGGAACCAAGGTTACAATGGATATGGTGGCTATGGCGGATACGGAACTGGAGGATATGATGGCTATGGTTACGGTTACCAAGGATACAATCAAGGCTATGGAGGAGGAGGATGGGGTGGATACGATCAGGGATATGGAGGATATGGTGGCTATGGATATGGTATGTAATAGCAAAATTACTGTTTATTGGCTTGGCCTATTTTTTGTTCAGTGTTGCCCCCTTGCTGTTCAAACCCAACAGATGCAAATGCTTGAGGGAAGAGCAATATATGGAGAGGTGAAAATGCTACTGTTTCTAATGTTAGTTTATTGCGTAGAGTACATAATTACATGGGCTGCTTATACATAGTTTATAATTTAAGTGttgccaaaaattatttttaactgcTGAATCTCTTCATGTTTTGCACTCCCTCAACTTTTAAGTTGCCAATGTTATTGCCCAGTTATATGGGTAAATTAGTTTCGAAGATTTCATTgtatattttctatttgttgATTCAATAAAGAGTGAAGTGAACCAGAGTGGACATGTAAAGATAGCTAGCTCTGGCAGAGCAAAACATTTTTCAcgttaaaaaatacattatatgaaattttgtcaaatttaaataaagttcCAGATATAACCATTCACAATTGGTGAATTATCGAGTTCCAGAGCTAGCCTTGCTAGTTGAAATGTTGCTTGCTGTGATGGTAAACATGCATGTATTGGTGGTGATATTTCTTATAGACAGTGACACCCGTTACTAATGCAGTGTAAACgattgttaaccattacgggcCTTttgatctcactaatttgggcacaacaggcTTTTTGCCTGTCCTGAGCACAATCGTTTTAGTGCTGTAAAGAGTTGTACACATTCAAAAatttatttcaagttattttaatcttgttacagcttaacattccattgattttgaggtgaaatgttttaaggttagcatgtttgtacttaatgtgGACATACTTATTTTGTGCACACCCTTAATCGCCTCAGCTTTGGTGTAATGCGAAGCCCAGCATTAGTTGTTTCAATGTTGAATAACACATTACTTGTCAAGTAGTCCGCTTTGGCAGATTGTATTTCTGACATTCTCTCTGAAGTAGtgctcaaatatattttatgcgaAGCACAAGATAATATGTATATCTTGTGAATTAGTGTCAATGACTGTAATGCATACAAGTTTTGTACAATGGACAGCAGAAGTGGATGAAAGGAAAAGTATGATCTTATTTAAGTATTTGAGAGgagaaaaatgttaaaattatgttttgtaaGGTTTTAATTCCACAATTTGAGGACTTTCTGTTATGTTATATactgcctttttttttctttttcccccgCTTCTAGAATGAACTAAAGCTGAAAGTTTTTTTCAGTGATGCTGTTAGATTTATAGTTGTTAGAGGAAGGTGCTAGTTTAGCTGCCCGTCCGTAGTTTCTTGGTGCATGACGAGTGAGTGAAAGTGCTGATAAATTGGATTGACAGTATTAGGTTACTGGTAAAATCAAACTATACATGACCAACTACTCAAATAGTCAGGATGTtgatttgttaaacattaatttgacaGTGATAAACGCCAttagagggcgggacgtagcccagtggtaaagcgcttgcttgatgcacggttggtttgggattgatccctgtcatataaaagatcccttgctgctaatcgaaaagagtagcccatgaagtgggacagcgagtttcctctctcgatatgtgtgatccttaaccatatgtcagatgccatataaccgtaaataaaatgtgttgaatgagtcattaaataaaacatttccttccttccttaaacgTCATTAGGAATATGTATGGCCTAAAAATATTCTCCAGCACACTCAGTTGTTGAGGGGAGTGATCACTCTTGTTCCTCATCAGTCCCCTGGATCTAGTTTTAACAAGAGTACATTCTAGCTCCCCTACAATTTGTTTCACATCTAGGTCATGTTTGTGGTTTCCTGACCTGCCCTTACTTTATGCAGTGACCCTGAAATGACACGCCGCATGTGTGGTCTGTCCATCCCCATCGGTGGCATTATTGGGATATTTctttttcctgtctgtgagatggtgcatataaaagatccctagctgctaatcaaagtagcccatgaaattgcgacaggtttcctctatatctgtgtggtctttaaatatgtctgacgccatatgactgcaaataaaatgtgttgagtgcatcgctaACTAAAATATATCCATCCTTTTTTCCTTAAATGACGCAATACAGTATCTAATTTgatttattatgtacatgtcAATGTCATCTTGGTTGGTAGGTAGTTCTCTTGAATGGTTTCCTGGGTAATCAAGTaattctgattaaaattagtattGAATTAGTTGTCAAAACTTGTGCAGTCTCAAATGTTGCTTTTGTAGTTTTGTAGCTGATTTGGGTGGTGTAGTAAATTTAGATGCAATTTAAGACCggttctttatttatttttttatataaatctgTTTAAATTCATCACAGAACAAATTGACACTTGAGAGAATATTGAAATTGCAGTACTGAACATGGGGTCCCTTTCCAAAAGCAAATTgcactgaaaataaaattgaaaattctcaatttgtgaaaatatttttataattgtcTTTTCTGATAAATTGCATCATTGGCTTAAAAAAGAATTCCAGTTGGGATTATGTAACTTTCTCCAATCTCTTGTGGTGGTTTGCTGGGATTGTACTACTTCCCCAGCAAAACCTGACCATAACATGTAATATTGtatttagtacttttttttaattaaaaatgaaaaaattcaAGGCAAGTAGAAAATTGATTAGACTTCTAACCCAACTTTGGTCAGTTTGTACGAATTGATCACATACTAAGTCTCAATGCTGTActtgtttcatttgtttttcgTGTGATACTGAATTTAAATGAAGGGTATGTTGCCATTTTGCTTTACAGTTAACTTCAATAATGTATGAGCTTGCTTGTAATTGATTGTATGCATGTTGGTGGACATTTCTGTTGTCTTccctttatgaagtaaaaatgtGAGATGTGTGTATAATTTTTCCCGACAGCAACGGTGTCAGCTTTGTGTTAAGTTGAATAATTTTCTCACAAACTAGTAGTCCTAGGGCATTGAAACTTTGTTTATAGTTgaacctatggatgttcatcccAGTGCACCGAAAACGTTTGGTAGGTGAGACATGTAATTCTGTGGAATTCCTGTTAAGTATGTTTTTACCAATGTTGATCAGCATTTAAGCTTAAAGCctttacataattttttttctcaaagtaagaattttgtttgaaaatgagtaggcaatttaaaaaaaaaaaaatgcaaaacaagAATTcttcaaatataaaattttattttaatactggtcagttttattttacttttgtacATTCATGttatgtaaaattaatatttatcttcaacttaaaaaaaatatttagtctTCTGCAATTCCGACTTGGATGTGTTTAAAAAGGATCATCTTATCAGTTTTGTCTAATCAAGTAAATAATGAATGTGCACCTCACTTGAGTTTCATATCtttaatatttagtaatttacaCTAGAAGGTACAACAGCTATGCTTTAATGTATATTGACTTgtaaagtttgatttatttggggggtggggggggtataTTCCAGGCCTCGAAACAAcaaaagcagtccattttgtAGACATGGCGGATAGAATAGTTTTATTTGCTAACTCTCCTCACCCCATCATGGTTAATTTTTCAAGACACTTGCATACAAACATCATGTTTTAagaattgggctatttctcgttctagccagtgcaccacgactggtatatcaaaggctgtgggatggtgcatataaaagataccttgctgctaatttaaAAGAGTTGCCTATGaagtggcccttaaccatatgtctgatgccatataactgtaaataaaatgtgttgagtgcgtcgttatataaaacatttccttccttcatgatTTAAGTGGAGCCATCACTCCTGTTTAGTTCAAGGAAAGTGATTTTTAGCTTAAAGTACTATATTATGTATAAATGTCAACTGGGTGCTCAATATACCAGggaaatatggtaatatcttaatgGAACTCCATTGCATAAACCTTTCACGTTTTAGTCATGCAAAACTACCTGACCCAAAGCAGGCCATAtgataggatttcaaatttcttgG harbors:
- the LOC121380026 gene encoding heterogeneous nuclear ribonucleoprotein D-like-B isoform X3; the encoded protein is MTDTEFQQDSTYQTFEQNGKFEQDESEMEGQETTGAGGDAGDSGENEDDRKVFVGGLSWETTSKDLKDYFGKFGEVTSCTLKTDLETKRSRGFGFVVFCDVATVDKVLEVKDHKLHGRNIDPKRANPRVGIKKIFVGRLDPACSEEDIRKYFESYGKIEKLDLPYDKVKDQRRAFCFVEFESEEAVKNILAKETHKIGGQEVDIKKATPSGQGARGGGRGGRGWGPGYGYGGRGGGRGGWGSGGWGGQGGWNQGYNGYGGYGGYGTGGYDGYGYGYQGYNQGYGGGGWGGYDQGYGGYGGYGYGDYGGWGYGQDQEYY
- the LOC121380026 gene encoding heterogeneous nuclear ribonucleoprotein D-like-B isoform X4, with amino-acid sequence MTDTEFQQDSTYQTFEQNGKFEQDESEMEGQETTGAGGDAGDSGENEDDRKVFVGGLSWETTSKDLKDYFGKFGEVTSCTLKTDLETKRSRGFGFVVFCDVATVDKVLEVKDHKLHGRNIDPKRANPRVGIKKIFVGRLDPACSEEDIRKYFESYGKIEKLDLPYDKVKDQRRAFCFVEFESEEAVKNILAKETHKIGGQEVDIKKATPSGQGARGGGRGGRGWGPGYGYGGRGGGRGGWGSGGWGGQGGWNQGYNGYGGYGGYGTGGYDGYGYGYQGYNQGYGGGGWGGYDQGYGGYGGYGYGSHQSP
- the LOC121380026 gene encoding heterogeneous nuclear ribonucleoprotein D-like-B isoform X1, yielding MTDTEFQQDSTYQTFEQNGKFEQDESEMEGQETTGAGGDAGDSGENEDDRKVFVGGLSWETTSKDLKDYFGKFGEVTSCTLKTDLETKRSRGFGFVVFCDVATVDKVLEVKDHKLHGRNIDPKRANPRVGIKKIFVGRLDPACSEEDIRKYFESYGKIEKLDLPYDKVKDQRRAFCFVEFESEEAVKNILAKETHKIGGQEVDIKKATPSGQGARGGGRGGRGWGPGYGYGGRGGGRGGWGSGGWGGQGGWNQGYNGYGGYGGYGTGGYDGYGYGYQGYNQGYGGGGWGGYDQGYGGYGGYGYGDYGGWGYGQDQGGQQGGYGKAPKRGGGGYHPYSR
- the LOC121380026 gene encoding heterogeneous nuclear ribonucleoprotein D-like-B isoform X5, with product MTDTEFQQDSTYQTFEQNGKFEQDESEMEGQETTGAGGDAGDSGENEDDRKVFVGGLSWETTSKDLKDYFGKFGEVTSCTLKTDLETKRSRGFGFVVFCDVATVDKVLEVKDHKLHGRNIDPKRANPRVGIKKIFVGRLDPACSEEDIRKYFESYGKIEKLDLPYDKVKDQRRAFCFVEFESEEAVKNILAKETHKIGGQEVDIKKATPSGQGARGGGRGGRGWGPGYGYGGRGGGRGGWGSGGWGGQGGWNQGYNGYGGYGGYGTGGYDGYGYGYQGYNQGYGGGGWGGYDQGYGGYGGYGYEYY
- the LOC121380026 gene encoding heterogeneous nuclear ribonucleoprotein D-like-B isoform X2, yielding MTDTEFQQDSTYQTFEQNGKFEQDESEMEGQETTGAGGDAGDSGENEDDRKVFVGGLSWETTSKDLKDYFGKFGEVTSCTLKTDLETKRSRGFGFVVFCDVATVDKVLEVKDHKLHGRNIDPKRANPRVGIKKIFVGRLDPACSEEDIRKYFESYGKIEKLDLPYDKVKDQRRAFCFVEFESEEAVKNILAKETHKIGGQEVDIKKATPSGQGARGGGRGGRGWGPGYGYGGRGGGRGGWGSGGWGGQGGWNQGYNGYGGYGGYGTGGYDGYGYGYQGYNQGYGGGGWGGYDQGYGGYGGYGYGGQQGGYGKAPKRGGGGYHPYSR